A stretch of Brassica rapa cultivar Chiifu-401-42 chromosome A08, CAAS_Brap_v3.01, whole genome shotgun sequence DNA encodes these proteins:
- the LOC103836312 gene encoding U2 small nuclear ribonucleoprotein A', whose translation MVKLTADLVWNSPHFFNAIKERELELRGNKIPVIENLGATEDQFDTIDLSDNEIVKLENFPLLNRLGTLIVNNNRITRINPNIGEFLPKLHTLVLTNNRLVNLVEIDPLASIPKLQYLSLLDNNITKKPNYRLYVIHKLKSLRVLDFIKVKAKERAEAAALFSSKEAEEEVKKVSQEVAQKVSDTTEDAEAPKVVAPTQEQILAIKAAIINSQTIEEIARLEQALKFGQVPAGLVVPDPASGVNDGSGPMEE comes from the exons ATGGTGAAGCTCACGGCTGATTTGGTCTGGAACAGTCCTCACTTCTTCAACGCCATCAAGGAGCGAGAGTTGGAGCTACGAG GCAATAAGATTCCTGTAATCGAGAACTTGGGTGCTACTGAG GACCAGTTTGATACAATAGATCTGTCTGATAATGAGATAGTTAAGCTAGAGAACTTTCCGCTTCTCAACCGGTTAGGGACTCTGATTGTTAATAACAATCGGATCACTCGGATAAACCCTAACATTGGAG AGTTCTTGCCGAAGCTGCACACTTTGGTTCTTACGAACAACAGGCTTGTGAATTTGGTTGAGATCGATCCCCTTGCCTCCATTCCAAAGCTTCAGTACCTTAGTTTGTTGGATAATAATATCACCAAAAAGCCGAATTATCGCCTTTATGTGATTCACAAGCTTAAATCACTTCGAGTGCTAGATTTCATTAAAGTCAAAGCTAAG GAGAGAGCTGAAGCTGCGGCTTTGTTTTCATCTAAGGAAGCAGAAGAAGAGGTTAAGAAGGTATCTCAGGAGGTGGCTCAAAAAGTTTCAGATACTACAGAAGATGCAGAGGCTCCAAAAGTGGTGGCCCCAACACAGGAGCAGATTTTAGCTATCAAG GCTGCAATTATTAATTCACAGACGATAGAAGAAATTGCCAGACTCGAACAGGCTTTGAAGTTTGGCCAGGTTCCTGCAGGCCTGGTAGTTCCTGATCCTGCATCTGGTGTTAATGACGGTTCTGGTCCTATGGAG GAATAG
- the LOC103836314 gene encoding aspartyl protease AED3 produces the protein MASSSLHFFFLALLLPLTLTTATRDTCATAAPDGSDDLSIIPVNARCSPFAANPTSTSVMDTVLHMASADSHRLAYLSSLVADKPNRTSVPVASANQLLHTGNYVVRARLGTPPQLMFMVLDTSNDAVWLPCSGCSGCSTAATAAYFNPNSSSTYSTVSCSAAQCTQARGLTCPSSSPSPPSSVCSFNQSYGGGSSFSASLVQDTLTLASDVISNFSFGCINSASGNSLPPQGLMGLGRGPTSLISQTTSLYSGVFSYCLPSFRSFYFSGSLKLGPMGQPRSIRYTPLLRSAHRPSLYYVNLTGVSVGPTQVPVDPTYLTFDSSSGAGTIIDSGTVITRFVQPVYEAIRDEFRSQVKGPFSTLGAFDTCFAADSDNLAPKVTLHMTSLDLKLPVENTLIHSSAGTLACLSMAGIPLNANAVLNVIANLQQQNLRILFDVANSRLGIATEACN, from the coding sequence ATGGCCTCCTCATCTCTccatttcttcttcttagcCCTTCTCTTGCCGCTCACGCTTACCACCGCCACACGTGACACATGCGCTACCGCCGCTCCCGATGGTTCCGACGATCTCTCAATCATTCCCGTTAACGCAAGATGCTCACCCTTCGCAGCAAATCCTACCTCCACATCCGTCATGGACACCGTCCTCCACATGGCCTCCGCAGACTCTCACCGCCTCGCATACCTCTCGAGCCTCGTCGCCGACAAACCCAACCGAACCTCCGTCCCCGTCGCCTCCGCCAACCAGCTCCTCCACACGGGCAACTACGTCGTCCGAGCCAGACTCGGCACCCCTCCTCAGCTCATGTTCATGGTCCTAGACACCAGCAACGACGCTGTCTGGCTCCCTTGCTCCGGCTGCTCGGGCTGTTCCACCGCCGCGACCGCCGCTTACTTCAATCCTAACTCCTCCTCCACATACTCCACCGTCTCTTGCTCCGCCGCGCAATGCACGCAAGCACGTGGCCTCACGTGCCCATCCTCCTCGCCTTCACCACCGTCGTCAGTCTGCTCCTTCAACCAATCCTACGGCGGAGGCTCGTCCTTCTCCGCCTCGCTCGTCCAAGACACGCTGACGTTAGCCTCCGACGTCATCTCCAACTTCTCCTTCGGATGCATCAACTCCGCCTCAGGGAACTCTCTACCACCGCAAGGGCTAATGGGCCTTGGACGCGGGCCCACTTCTTTAATCTCTCAAACGACGTCGCTTTACTCAGGCGTGTTCTCCTACTGCCTCCCTAGCTTCAGGTCCTTCTACTTCTCCGGGTCGTTGAAACTGGGCCCAATGGGCCAACCGAGATCCATCAGATACACCCCACTCCTCCGCAGCGCTCACCGTCCTTCGCTTTACTACGTCAATCTCACAGGAGTGAGTGTGGGACCCACACAGGTTCCCGTTGACCCAACGTACTTGACGTTTGACTCAAGTTCAGGCGCCGGTACGATAATCGATTCCGGTACAGTAATCACCCGGTTTGTCCAACCGGTTTACGAGGCCATCAGAGACGAGTTTAGGAGCCAGGTGAAAGGGCCGTTCTCGACGCTGGGAGCGTTCGACACGTGTTTCGCGGCGGATAGCGATAACTTGGCGCCAAAGGTAACGCTGCACATGACGTCACTCGATTTGAAGCTGCCGGTGGAGAACACGCTTATACACAGCAGCGCGGGAACGCTGGCGTGTCTGTCGATGGCGGGGATACCGTTGAACGCGAACGCTGTTCTGAACGTGATCGCGAATCTGCAGCAGCAGAATCTGAGGATCTTGTTTGATGTTGCTAATTCTCGCCTAGGCATTGCTACTGAGGCATGCAACTAA
- the LOC103836315 gene encoding universal stress protein A-like protein yields MDVSGSLTCVVVAVDGSEVSMEALKWALDNLKLSSSSSDSSFVVLHVQPSPSIAAGVSPGTIPFGGPSGVEVPAFAAAIEQHQKRITDAILEHARQIYADRSVNVKTQVVVGDPKDKICETVESLNADLLVLGSRAYGPIKRMFLGSVSNYCTNHAHCPVVIIKPKEDTSG; encoded by the exons ATGGATGTCTCGGGAAGCTTGACTTGCGTCGTCGTGGCTGTAGATGGAAGCGAGGTGAGCATGGAAGCTCTAAAATGGGCTCTAGACAACCTCAAGCTCTCATCGTCTTCTTCCGATTCATCGTTCGTCGTCCTCCATGTCCAGCCTTCGCCTTCTATCGCCGCAGGCGTTAGCCCCGGCACAATCCCCTTCGGTGGTCCCA GTGGTGTGGAGGTCCCTGCTTTCGCCGCTGCGATCGAGCAGCACCAGAAGAGGATCACCGATGCGATCCTCGAACACGCTCGTCAAATCTATGCTGATAGATCG GTGAATGTGAAAACGCAAGTGGTTGTTGGAGATCCCAAGGATAAGATCTGCGAGACTGTTGAGAGTTTGAACGCTGATTTGCTTGTCTTGGGTTCTCGTGCTTATGGCCCCATTAAGAG GATGTTTTTGGGAAGTGTAAGCAACTACTGCACCAACCACGCTCACTGCCCTGTTGTGATAATTAAACCCAAGGAGGATACTTCGGGATAA